From the bacterium genome, one window contains:
- a CDS encoding radical SAM protein, translated as METFASRLSNCICCPRACGVDRLAGELGVCGIGRDALVAHAGPHFGEEPPISGTRGSGTIFFAGCNLRCVFCQNHQISQDFGRRDARGLTAAGLADEMLRLQDRGAHNVNFVSPSHVAAQMADAVVAARGRGLAVPVVYNSNGYDAVDMLRDLRGLVDVYLPDLKYLDAGLAARYSGAEDYPEVVPGVLEEMLDQVGHLRVDDDGVATRGLLVRHLVLPGHLENSRRCLGLLAELSPDVFVSVMSQYSPQHKACDHPGIDRHLTAAEYREIVDCALELGLENAFLQELASREHYLPDFGRDDPFG; from the coding sequence ATGGAGACGTTCGCATCCCGGCTGTCGAACTGCATCTGCTGCCCCCGCGCCTGCGGGGTCGACCGGCTCGCCGGCGAGCTCGGGGTCTGCGGGATCGGCCGTGACGCCCTGGTCGCCCACGCCGGACCGCACTTCGGCGAGGAGCCGCCCATCTCGGGCACGCGCGGTTCGGGCACCATCTTCTTCGCCGGCTGCAACCTGCGCTGCGTATTCTGCCAGAATCACCAGATCAGCCAGGATTTCGGGCGGCGCGACGCCCGCGGCCTGACCGCCGCCGGGCTCGCCGACGAGATGCTGCGCCTGCAGGACCGTGGCGCCCACAACGTCAACTTCGTCTCGCCGTCCCACGTGGCGGCGCAGATGGCCGACGCCGTCGTCGCCGCCAGGGGCCGGGGACTCGCGGTGCCCGTCGTCTACAACTCCAACGGCTACGACGCGGTGGACATGCTCCGCGACCTCCGCGGCCTGGTCGATGTCTACCTGCCCGACCTCAAGTACCTGGACGCCGGGCTCGCCGCGCGGTATTCGGGAGCGGAGGATTACCCGGAGGTCGTCCCCGGGGTGTTGGAGGAGATGCTGGACCAGGTGGGTCATCTGCGGGTGGACGATGACGGCGTCGCGACGCGGGGCCTGCTGGTGCGCCATCTGGTCCTGCCGGGCCACCTCGAGAACAGCCGCCGCTGCCTGGGCCTGCTGGCGGAGCTGTCGCCGGATGTCTTCGTCAGCGTCATGTCGCAGTACTCTCCGCAGCACAAGGCGTGCGACCACCCGGGCATCGACCGGCACCTGACCGCGGCGGAATACCGGGAGATCGTCGACTGCGCGCTGGAGCTCGGTCTCGAGAACGCCTTCCTGCAGGAGCTGGCGAGCCGGGAGCACTACCTGCCGGACTTCGGGCGGGACGATCCCTTCGGCTGA